Genomic window (Nymphaea colorata isolate Beijing-Zhang1983 chromosome 1, ASM883128v2, whole genome shotgun sequence):
aaaagaaTTTTCAAATGGGATGCCGTGTGATGACCTGTGACTCGCCATTAATGCCATTCTTCCAACCTCCACAAGTCTTTTAGTGTCATTTAAACGTGGGGACAAACACTTGTGCTGCCAagaacaacaaaatgaaaaattgaaaattcgCAGACACGAAAACAGTGGGGGCCGAAGTTGATAGGGATGGTGCAAGCATGCGAAAGGTGCAAGCATGCGAAGGGGACTATATATTGGTGCACGCTTAAAAGGTGGCACCATTGCACTGCAGAGGTTAGCCGAACGGCCCGATGATGAGAGGAGGAGCGGCAGCAGAAGGTGGAGATGGGGATGAGCGGATTCCGGTCAGCCCCAACGGCCAGTTCTTCAATAGCTCGGTTCTGTCCGTCTACATTCTGGCAGTGTTCGAGCTGGAGAGCCCCGTCGATGGTGGGGAGGAAGGCGAGGAGATCCTCAGGAAGGAGTTCTTGCCTGTCAGCACTCGCTTCTCCTCAATCATGGTAGTTTACATGGTGCCCAAATATTTTTCATCGTTGTGGTCTTGTCTTTCTTCTtgcttctcttctctctttttgttcGTGGTTTTGTTATGCTTTTTGGCTGTTGGTAGAAGTTATTTTGATAGAAGATTGATCGAAtggcctctttttttttcttattgacaACGTATGATGGTAGCCATTAACctagccacacacacacacacagagagagagagagaaagagagagagagagaagaagggagagaaatGTTTACATGGGAATCGAACGAGGGACGCGCCCACTATACGCCACCCTGACCGACCAGTTAGTATAGTTACGAGGGTATTGCAGATCACCCGCCTGGTATCATGATCTCTTCTCGCTGCAAAACATGCTCCAAAAGAGAAGGTGAAAGTGCCTTTCGAACTTCGCTGAAGGACAATACAATCCATTGTTGACAGCGAAGCTCCACATTACTCCATCTCTTTTGGTTTTGGCcaatttcttcctctctctctctctctctctctctctctctaagcatCCCTCTCATTCAGATGACAATGGTTTATTATTTTGAACTGGAACTAGTTCGGCCAattagaaaaggagaaaaagaaagtttcgATTCCCAAATAGCTCTCCTGTCATAAATACGAGACACCCTTTTCTATACAGAACTGGTCTAGCTCCAAAACAGAAACCTGGTTGGCGTCACCATGAGATTTACATGCTTGGGCATTCTCATGTTGCTTCTGCTTCTGTTTGGCGCCTGAAAATGACTTTACCATCTTCCTCCACCCAGCTGGAAGAAATAGTGCACTTTACTAGCTATTCATGTCAGACAACTCATAAATGTCCCCAGCTGCCTACAAATCAGTCCTGATGTACCAGAAAATTTCTTATGCTGCAAAGGGGACTGCATGGGCAGATGTGCAGTCACGgcttgattttcttgatatgaTGGCTGTTTGCAAGCTGAAGGCCTGTTATAAGAATAGGGTGTTTAACTGCGTGTATTATCAAACAAGGAACGATAAGAACAGCTTTTACATGTTCCAGGCGTTCCATCGTGCCCAGGATGGAACAAAAAGCTGGCATCTGTTCGGCTGGTGCTGTTGCCAGACTCATACATCCCCTTATAACGTTGGGGCGGGACCAATAAGGGATTGGATTTCTTAAATTTCCATGTTTACCtttcaaaaaggcaaaaagaaatTCCAGCTTGATTACCCAGATGAGAATGGCGCCATTAAGACATATACTACCTGTGTGCTTAGGAATTTCGTCTTCACCAATGTTAAGACGGAAAACCTTGCATAAAATACAAATTTCGATGCTCATTAATGCCGCTGATCTTTCATAAAGTTTCGTTCAAGCTTTTACTCTTGTCATACTTCTGAGGTGGAAAAGTTTTCCTATTATTCGTAGGTCAAAGATGCAAAGGGTGTGAAACATTGGAAGCCAGTGAAGGTGAACGTTAAGGATCATATAAGGATCCCAACTTTTCCCCCTGGATTGTCACCTGAAGAATATGAGAAACACCTGCAAGGCTACCTCTCAGAGATAGCCATTGAAGAAATGTCGCAGAACAAGCCCCTGTGGGAGGTCCATATCTTCAAGTACTGCACTCCTAGTGCAGTGAACACCCTTGTGTTCAAGCTTCACCATGCAATTGGGGATGGCTTCTCCCTGATGACAGCATTATTTTCCTGTCTGCGAAGAGCCGACGACCCGTCCCTGCCACTTACATTTCCATCTTGTAATGGTTCCTCTAAGCAACACCGTTCTAAAATTGAAAACGGAACCGTATGGAGACATCTCTCACCGCTTTGGTTCACCTTTCAAGACTTTGGCTGGAGCCTGCTGAAAAGCAGTTTGCTTGAAGATCCTAAGTCTCCTATAAGATCAGGAGAACTTGGGGTTGAGTTCAAGCCTGTGTTCATCTCCTCTGTTTCTCTTTCACTAGAGGAGATTCGAGAAGTCAGAGAAGAATTGAAGGCAGTAAGTTTCTTTGATCTATTTTGGATGTAAATTTCCTGTTCATTTGCTTACAAGAGTCCAACTTCTCCTCAAAAAAACACTAAGTGTGATGCCTCGTTTTTATAAACTAAAGTGCTCCAAAGTAATGAAAATCTaaataaacctttttttttagatttcaaCAGTATTTTGGCACTAAAGACTACGACAAACCAAGCTATTTTTCTGTCTTCCGGAACTTATCAGACAAAAGGTCACGAAAACGACCAAAGATTAGAAGATATTAATACTATATCTCCTCTTTTGACAATTCTAGGCACCAATATAGAACCAAACCATCCATCAGGGTTAATTGCTAAAAGCAAAACATGGTTCACATTTACTGTACTGTCTTCATTATCCGCTGAtttcttgcctttttcttttcacggCAGACCGTGAATGATGTAATCACAGGGACTGTCTTCTATGGCATTCAGTTGTACATGCACCGCATGAGTCCGGGCTCAGAAAACTTACGTGCCACTGCATTGGTGTTGCTAAACACAAGAAGTGTCTCTAAGCATCTGTCTTTAGAGGATATAAGgaaggatggagctgaagcgTCCTGGGGAAACCAGTTCGGATTCATACATGTTCCTCTCCCTGCAAGCAAATGCATCAAGAAGGCGAACCCAATCGATTATGTGCATGAAGCACAAGAACTGATCAGAAAAAAGAGGAGCTCACTGGGTGTATATCTAACTGGGAGATTCTTAGACATGCTAAGGAGGTTAAGGGGCCCTGAGGTGAGCCTAACACTTATGACCAACCATGTCAAATGGGTAGTCACCATTTGACAATGTTCGAAGCATGGCTGGAGCATGACAGAGATAGGGATTTACAATTGTTACGTTCTGATTTGGTTCAACCGGCCAATCGGATTTGAGTTCACTTGGTTCATTTCCTTTGACAAAAGCTGGATCTCCAGCTCTAGATTTGGACTCATATCAAGTTCttcatctgaatttgaatcagaaCATGACTGAATGTCCAAATTTGCATGAAATTGGAACTTATATGACACTTTGGCTTGTTACAGGCAGCAGCAGAGCACATTCATTCGACACTAGGAAACACCAGCATGACCATTTCAAACATAATTGGCCCATTGGAGAAGATATCATTGGGGGGCAGCCCCGTCAAAAGCTTCTATTTCATGGTGACACATATTCCGCAGGTGGGTATGCTCGTTAGGCACGCACATGTGCATGCAAgagtgcgtgtgtgtgtgtgagtgagtgagagagagagagagagagagagagagagagagagagagagattttcacaATACCCTGTTTAGATTCGTCTGCCATGGTTGATAGAGAGTTGCTAATGTCTGCAGAGCCTCACCATATCAATGCTGAGTTACATGGGGAAGCTGAGATTGGCTGTAGGAGGAGAGCAAGGTTTCTTAGATTCTGATGCGATGACAGGATGCTTCGAAGAAGCATTTGCCAAGATACTTGATGCTGTAAGAGGGAAACGTTAAACAACACCCTCAATCCAGGGAGATGCCTGAGAGGGAAAATGAATTGTCCCATAAAACAGAAGCTTTTCTGGGAACGTTCAAGTTTCTTTTTATCTCCCCAATACTCCATTGCCTTCATTTCTACAATTCCTGCCatctcactccctctctcttgctACTGAGAGCTTATCTCAATGTTTTAAGGTTCTACTTTACCCATGCATCTATTCATGGGTCGACCCAAATTGTTGAATGGATATGAATAGACCTTTGTATTGTCAGAAACTGGCGTGCATACAATGGATTCTGCAATATTTTAGAGTCAGCAGTTATAACAATCTAAAGATTTGGGACGTTTGATAGCCTCGAGTTTGAGATCCTCAGGATTCGacaaccatgaatttaagatcagaccctcCCTCTTTGGTTCAAATCAAGAGTAATCGAACACCCCCAGtgattttgaaattaaaaaagcgTTTTTATGTTGTAAAAACAAAATCTAAACCCAATTGTTGCCAAATCTACAATGTAAATCACATATATACAGAACAGTTAAATTTGCTTACGAAGACATTAACCGTGGTCGTTGAAGAGTTACTTATGCATAAGCCTTTGCGAAGTGCTTTCTCCCTCACATATGAAAACATAAATGTTGACATAGAAGGCATGAAAATTAAGGAAATAGCAGGATGTATGTCCAAGCCGGATAACGAACGAGACAGGAACCATTTACCAACCTACTTGTGTCTATTCCCTTGGATACAAGTTGAATATCAAGGACTCGATACCAATCTTATCTAAAGAGACTGTGTCAAATCTATATGGTCCAATTTGATTAGAATGACAGAAATTAGATCTGAGCTATGAAGCTGGTGCAATATTAAAGGCGAACGTTTAGAGGGGCATATGACAACCCAGATTTTGAGGATGGATACGACATGTAAGGGTCGAATAGGCTAGAGATCCAAATTTTGGACTTGAAATCCGAAGATGAGAGAGGACCAACTAGAGTCAAATGGTCGGTCGCTTAAAAGAGAATGGGACATCAAATCTCAATTCTGCTCCCATGATCCATAGTGGGAACGGTTCGGGTTTGACCACGGCTTACCCGATCCTCCCATGCGGCAGCTCGCCCACCCATGTTGCCCCTTTGGACCCACATCCACTCGTGACCCGAACCGTTTGCATCGTCTAGCTAGCTCCTATGAACTAGAAACAGGGTTGCCCTCTTCCGTCACCAGCGGGAGACAAAAAAGGGAGATACTGCGTTCACCGTGGATCAGGACGAGATCGTACGGCTGACAGTGATTCCCCTCCTTAGAGCTTCTAAGGGACCCTCTCAGAAAGCCTCTCAAAGGAATTCCCTCCACTTGTTTAGTCCGTGTGATGCTTCTTGGCGGATGGTTCGCAATCACGTTGTTCTTGTATATGTGTGGTGTCTCTGGCTTTTTCGGAGATGGGTGCTTCTGCATTTGTggttttggtttatttttctctgtttctcttctcTAGAGAAAGGATGATCTCGATTCTTAAATTTGGtctttttttgtgattttgtttagatttggtaGTCCTGGGTGCTGTATCTTTGCCGTTTTCTGAAACAGTAGTTCTTTTTCGCGTCTGGTGTTGCTCTCTTTCCCTACCTCTGTTTCctattgaatgtttttcttcGGCAATGTTTTCATGGGCTTTTTAGTAGCCTGATTTGGGTCCCTTTCTGTTTcgaagatgatgatgaacatGAAGTCATTGAGTTATGATCGTCTCGATATGATTATAACTTCCATCGCTACGTCCTTTCTGAATCGTTATcgtattttctttcttttccggaTTCCGTGTATTGGGTTTGTTTTTTAATCGAGAGGGATGTAAGGAAAACATAATCAAACACTTGAACTGAAGCGAATGCTTTGTGatggatcattgttgtttctgAATCTTAGGGCTGttcttgtttttaaatgtttttcacttttaggatgctttgtttctatttttggtATTCTTGGGTTCTTTTCATCAAATGATGAGATCAGAAAAATCTTAGGACACCTTCCTACACAGTTGGATTCAACTGTGGATGAGAAAGACTTTTCATTTCTGATGATGAAAGAATATGTATATTAACTTCGGTTTTTATTTCTTAGGTCGACTTGTTTTGACCActcttttttgaaaacttttagtaagtaaaaaagctttgtttggatggagggaaagggtgAGATGAaacggaaaagaaaaaaaaaaaggaaacgatAAAGGGAAATGAATGTAATGAAAAGGAAAGTAAATGAAATAGGTGATTATaaaatttgtttggataaaaaggaaaaaaatgttaaaattaagtTTGTTTGgactataaagaaaaagaaatgataaaatttataatattttacaataatacctttaacattcaaaatgt
Coding sequences:
- the LOC116264965 gene encoding wax ester synthase/diacylglycerol acyltransferase 4-like; amino-acid sequence: MMRGGAAAEGGDGDERIPVSPNGQFFNSSVLSVYILAVFELESPVDGGEEGEEILRKEFLPVSTRFSSIMVKDAKGVKHWKPVKVNVKDHIRIPTFPPGLSPEEYEKHLQGYLSEIAIEEMSQNKPLWEVHIFKYCTPSAVNTLVFKLHHAIGDGFSLMTALFSCLRRADDPSLPLTFPSCNGSSKQHRSKIENGTVWRHLSPLWFTFQDFGWSLLKSSLLEDPKSPIRSGELGVEFKPVFISSVSLSLEEIREVREELKATVNDVITGTVFYGIQLYMHRMSPGSENLRATALVLLNTRSVSKHLSLEDIRKDGAEASWGNQFGFIHVPLPASKCIKKANPIDYVHEAQELIRKKRSSLGVYLTGRFLDMLRRLRGPEAAAEHIHSTLGNTSMTISNIIGPLEKISLGGSPVKSFYFMVTHIPQSLTISMLSYMGKLRLAVGGEQGFLDSDAMTGCFEEAFAKILDAVRGKR